A DNA window from Ahaetulla prasina isolate Xishuangbanna chromosome 7, ASM2864084v1, whole genome shotgun sequence contains the following coding sequences:
- the LOC131202174 gene encoding LOW QUALITY PROTEIN: dual specificity tyrosine-phosphorylation-regulated kinase 2-like (The sequence of the model RefSeq protein was modified relative to this genomic sequence to represent the inferred CDS: inserted 2 bases in 1 codon; substituted 1 base at 1 genomic stop codon), giving the protein MNEHLHVTSHGQIQQLFEDNSNKRTVLSTQPNGLATVAKSGLSVVQDRQLESCHRRQGSSNSLKSTEGPGKIKATPMTPEQAMKQYLQKLTAFEHHEIFSYHEIYFLGPNANKRXGVISGPNNCGYDDDQRSHVHDPRDRLQCQRHQRKSYRYEVLKVIGKGSFGQVVKAYDHKMHQHVALKMVRNEKRFHRQAVEEIKILEHLKKQDKDNNMNVIHMLENFTFRNHICMTFELLSMNFYELIKKNKFQGFSLPLVRKFAHSILQCLDALHKNRIIHCDLKPENILLKQQGRSGIKVIDFGSSCYEHQRVYTYIQSRFYRAPEVILGARYGMPIDMWSLGCILAELLTGYPLLPGEDEGDQLVCMIELLGMPSQKLLDSSKRAKKIVSSKGYPQYCSITTLSDGSVVLNGGRSRRDKVRGPPESREWGSALKGCDDPLFLDFLKQCLEWDPMLRMTPSQALRHPWLRRRLPKPPTGEKTSAKRITESTGAITSISKLSPTSNSAXKLRTNLAQMTDANGNIQQRTVLPKLVS; this is encoded by the exons ATGAATGAGCACCTACATGTTACCAGTCATGGGCAGATCCAACAGCTCTTTGAAGATAATAGTAACAAAAGGACAGTTCTATCTACACAACCAAATGGGCTTGCAACAGTAGCAAAATCAGGACTGTCAGTGGTACAAGATAGACAGCTCGAGAGCTGTCATAGGCGTCAGGGGAGCTCCAACTCCTTGAAATCTACCGAAGGGCCAGGAAAGATAAAAGCTACTCCCATGACTCCTGAGCAAGCAATGAAGCAATACCTGCAAAAGCTAACAGCCTTTGAGCATCATGAGATCTTCAGCTACCATGAAATATATTTCTTGGGTCCAAATGCAAACAAAAGGTAAGGTGTAATTAGTGGTCCAAACAATTGTGGATATGATGATGACCAGAGATCTCATGTGCA CGATCCAAGGGATCGTCTTCAATGCCAACGGCACCAACGGAAGTCCTACAGATATGAAGTTCTTAAAGTTATAGGGAAAGGAAGTTTTGGACAAGTGGTAAAGGCATATGACCACAAGATGCATCAACATGTTGCTCTGAAGATGGTGAGAAATGAGAAGCGTTTTCACCGCCAAGCTGTAGAAGAGATTAAAATTCTGGAGCACCTTAAAAAACAGGATAAAGATAATAACATGAATGTTATACACATGCTGGAGAACTTCACATTCCGCAACCATATATGTATGACATTTGAGCTGCTGAGCATGAACTTTTATGAGctcattaagaaaaataaatttcagggCTTTAGCCTGCCTTTGGTTCGTAAATTTGCCCACTCCATTTTGCAGTGCTTGGATGCTTTGCACAAAAACAGAATAATTCACTGTGACCTTAAACCAGAAAACATTCTGTTAAAACAACAGGGTAGGAGTGGTATTAAAGTGATTGATTTTGGCTCTAGCTGTTATGAGCACCAGCGCGTCTATACGTATATCCAATCACGTTTTTACCGTGCTCCTGAAGTCATCCTTGGTGCTCGATATGGGATGCCAATAGACATGTGGAGCCTGGGCTGCATTCTTGCTGAACTCTTAACAGGATATCCTCTCTTACCAGGAGAAGATGAAGGAGATCAGCTGGTTTGTATGATAGAACTCTTGGGCATGCCTTCCCAGAAACTACTGGATTCAtcaaaaagagcaaaaaaaattgTGAGCTCCAAGGGTTACCCCCAATATTGTTCCATTACTACCTTGTCGGATGGTTCTGTTGTGCTTAATGGTGGACGTTCCAGGCGGGACAAAGTGCGTGGTCCCCCAGAGAGCAGAGAATGGGGGAGTGCATTGAAAGGATGTGATGATCCGCTCTTCCTTGACTTCTTGAAACAGTGTTTAGAGTGGGATCCAATGCTGCGTATGACACCTAGTCAGGCTTTACGGCATCCCTGGCTCAGGAGACGTTTGCCAAAGCCGCCAACTGGGGAGAAGACTTCagcaaaaagaataacagaaagcACTGGTGCTATCACGTCCATTTCCAAGTTATCTCCAACTTCAAACTCAGC TAAACTGAGGACTAATCTGGCACAGATGACGGATGCCAATGGGAATATTCAGCAGAGAACAGTGTTGCCAAAGCTTGTGAGCTGA